The genomic segment GCGGGCAAGGAATGGATTGAATAAAACACGCCGCTCAAGAACGTCATGGGCATGACCACAAAGTTCTGGAAAGCCGCGAGCTGGTCGAACTTCTCAGCCCACAAGCCAGCAATCAGCCCCAACGCAGCCATCAGGGTCGCGCCCAGAATGGCGAACACCAGAATCCACACCGGCGCTGCATAGCTCATGGGGGTGAAGAAGGCCGCCACCACGAACACGCCCAGCGCCACCACCAAACCGCGAATCACAGCGGCACCCACATAGGCCACAAACCAGTTGAAATACGACAGCGGAGTGAGCAACAAGAACACCAGATTACCCATGACCTTGCTCATGATGAGCGAGGAAGAGCTGTTGGCAAAGGCGTTTTGCAGCAGGCTCATCATGGCCAAGCCGGGCACCAGAAAGGCGGTGTAACTGACCTGGTCATACACCTTCACATGGCTCTCCAGCGCGTGGCCGAAGATCAACAGGTACAACATGGCGGTCAGCACCGGCCCGGCGATCGTTTGCGCCGCAACTTTCCAGAAGCGCAGGGTCTCTTTGTAGAGCAGGGTTTGCCAGCCGTTCATGCGTGTGCTCCTTGCTTGTTCATGATGTCAAGGAACACATCTTCCAAATCGGCCTTGCGGATCTCTACGTCTTCCACCGCGACGCCGGCTTGGCGCACCGCTGCAAGGTAGTTTTCGATCTCGAGCGCGTTGTTGGCAGGCAGCTGAACGATACGGCCGGTGATACGGGCCCGCGCAGCCAACTCAGCCGGCAATGCATCGGCCGTCTTGAAGCGCAGCACATTGCTGCTGGCGGCCTTGAGCAGGTCGCTGGTTGTGTCCAACGCCACAATGCGGCCGGTCTTGAGCATGGCAATGCGCCCGCACAAGGCTTCGGCCTCTTCAAGGTAGTGGGTGGTCAGCAGCACCGTGCTGCCCTGTTTGTTGAGGTTGGCCACGAACTGCCACAGCGTCTGGCGCAGCTCCACATCCACACCCGCAGTGGGTTCGTCCAGCACGATGACGGGGGGTTTGTGCACCAAGGCCTGCGCCACCAGCACACGGCGCTTCATGCCGCCGGAGAGTTGGCGCATGTTGGCATTGGCCTTGTCGGCCAGGCCCAGGCCTTCCAGCAGGTCATCCACCCAAGCGTCGTTATTTCGCAGACCGAAATAGCCGGACTGGATGCGCAGCATTTCGCGCACATTAAAAAACGGATCAAACACCAGCTCCTGGGGCACCACACCCAGTTTGCGGCGGGCATCGGCATAGTCGGTCTGAACATCGCTGCCCAGCACTTGCACATGGCCACTGGTGGGGCGGGACAAGCCGGCCAGCATGCTGATCAAGGTGGTTTTGCCCGCTCCATTGGGGCCGAGGAGACCAAAAAATTCGCCCTCTTCGATGTTGAGACTGACGTTATCGACTGCCTTGAAGGTGGAGCCTTTCGGCCCCTTGGGCGAGGGAAACGTCTTGGAGATGGATTGGAAGGAGATGGCGGGCATAAAGAACCCGCGATTTTACGCTTCCGGTCTCAGGCGGGCTTGAGCAGAGCGTCAATCCCGTACAGGGCGGCCAGATCACGCAAACGGGCCGGAAGCTTTTGCACGGCAAACATCTTGCCGGCCTTGGCGCACTCGCGCCGCAGCTCCAGCAAAACAGCCAGCGCAGATGAGTCGAAGCGCTGCAAACGCTCGCCATCGACCACCACCGTACTGGCCTCGTGCTGCAGCCCATCCCGCAGTTCGGACAAACAGGCTGGTGCGACCTCGTGGGTCATCGTGGCAGGCAGCTTGAGCACATCAGCCTTTCTTGGCGTTCGCCTTGTTTTGTTCAGCCAAGGCATCGATCAGTCCATCGACGCCTTTCGCATTGATCTGCTGGGCAAATTGGCTGCGATACGTTTCGACCAGCCACACACCCAGCACGTTCAGGTTGTAAATTTTCCAGCCGGCACCGACACCCGGGGTCTTTTCCAAACGGTAGTCGAGCTGGATGGGATCACCCTTGCCTTTAATTTCGGTACGAACCACCACTTCTTTATCCTCAGGCGCAGCGCGCAGAGGTTTCATGGCAATACTTTGGTCGCTGACTTGAGCCAATGCACCGGCATAAGTGCGGACCAACAGGGTTTTGAACTCCTCTTGCAAGCGCTTTTGCTGCTCGGGGCTCGCCTGGCGCCAACCAGGCCCGACGGCGGAAGCTGTCATGCGCTGGAAATTCACATTGGGCATGATGCGCGAATCTACCAAGGCCACAATTTTGCTGGTGTCGCCCGCACGCAATGTCTTGTCGGCTTTGATGGTGTCCAACACATCAACCGAGAGGCGTTTGATCAGGGCATCGGGAGCCTCGTCATCCGCATGGACGGGGCTGCTGACCAAACCACCCAAGGCTGCCATCACCACCAATGCGCCACTTAAAAAACCACGTTTTTTCAACATTACTCTTTTCCTCAAACAGTGCCAGATTATCGTTTTTGCGGGACGCCACCCACAAAAGACGGCTACGACCTTACGGCTCCGAGGGTTCCTCGTCGGGCGGATTGCCGTCATACACCTGATAACGCTGGCGCTGCAAATACGCATCACGGGTAAACGAGTAGCGATCAAGCGCGGCACCACTCACCACATCTTCAGCCCCCAGAAAACCAGCGCGTGTATCGACCAGATCGACCACGGTGAGCCCGGTACGGGTTGCTTCGTCGCCCAATTGGTTCACCAGATTGCCGCGGTTGTCGATCGGCAAGGCTCCCACCTCGCGCAATGTGTAGGGCCCCAGCAGGGGCAACACCACATAAGGACCGGCACCGACGCCCCATCGCCCCAGCGTGATGTTGAAGTTTGCAGGATGCTTTTCAATATTCAGGTCACTGGCCACATCGACCAAGCCGCCGAGGCCAAGGGTGGTATTCACCATGACACGCCCGACGCTGTCACCAAACGCTTGGCCACGCAATTGCAACGCGTTGTTGACCGCAGACCAGACGTCATCCAGGTTGGCGAAAAAATTCTTGATGCCGGTGCGCCCCAAGGCAGGCACGGTGTTGACATAAGCCGTCGCCACAGGCTTGAGCACGGCGCGGTCTACCGCGTCGTTGAAGCCAAACACGGTACGGTTGATCGACTCCAAGGGGTCGCGCGGGTCCGGGTTGGCAACCGTTGCGCAGCCTTGGAGCAAAGCCACCAGGGCGATGCCCAGCATCCAGCGGATCGAGGGGCGCATCATGGTGCCTCTTTGGCGGATGGGCCGTCCGCCGCTTTGCTGTACAGGAACTGACTGATCAGGTTCTCCAACACCACCGCGCTTTGAGTGGTGCTGATGACATCGCCGGCCGCGAGGTTGGCGCTGTCAGCACCGGCTTCAATGCCGATGTACTGCTCGCCGAGCAAACCGCTGGTCAATATCTTGAGCGAGCTGTCTTTGGGGAATACGAACTGCTTGTCCATCGACAGGTTTACTTTGGCCTGAAAGGTTTTGTCATCAAACCCGATGGACTCCACCCGACCGACCACGACACCGGCGCTTTTGACGGCCGCTTTGGGCTTGAGGCCCCCGATGTTGTCGAACTTGGCTGTCACGGGGTAGCCTTTGTCGACACTGAAGCTCAACAAATTGGCGGACTGCAGTGCCAGAAACACCAGCGCCAAGGCGCCGAGCAAGACAAACAAGCCCACCCACACATCATTTTTTGAACGCTGCATTTTCCCCCCTCAAATACTGAACATCATGGCCGTCAGGACAAAGTCCAAGGCCAACACGGTAAGCGAAGCCACCACCACGGTCCGGGTCGTGGCACGGGCCACTCCCTCGGGTGTCGGCTGCGCTTCAAAACCCTGCAACAAGGCGATAAAGCTCACGGCAAAACCGAACACTACGCTTTTGAGCACCCCGTTACCCACGTCAACCCAGGCATCCACCCCGCTTTGCATCTGGCTCCAAAATGCGCCCGAATCAATCCCAATCATCGGCACGCTGACCACCCAGCCACCCAGCACACCCACCGCACTGAAAATGGCCGCAAGGATAGGCATGGCAATGACAGCCCCCCAAAACCGAGGCGCCAAAATACGGGCCACCGGGTCGACTGCCATCATCTCCATGGCGCTGAGCTGCTCACCCGCCTTCATCAGGCCGATTTCTGCGGTGAGCGAAGTGCCCGCGCGGCCGGCAAACAGCAGCGCTGTCAGCACCGGGCCAAACTCCCGCACCAAACTCAAGCTGATCAGCATACCCACCGAGTCTGCAGCGCCAAAGCGCTGCAAGCCATAGTAGTACTGCAAGCCCATGACGAAGCCCACAAAAACGCCCGACACCGCAATGATGGCCAGCGAGTAGTTGCCCATGAAGTGAATCTGGTCGCGCAACAACGCCGGACGGCGCAACACCGCCCCCAAGGAGGCGACCAAGCGGAAGAACAAGCGGGCACCCGCACCCGCGTCCGCCAGCTTGCTGCGCACGGCGTAGCCCAATTCAGCCGGTTGCAAGAACTTCATGAAGATGCCCCGACAGAAAAATCCGCATCCACAGGGGCGGCAGGGTAATGGAAGCGCACCGGACCTTCGGGAAGCGCATTCACGAACTGATGGACCAAAGGATCGACACTGTCGCGCACCTCTTGGGGCGTGCCTTGTGCCGCAATTTTGCCGTTGGCCAAAATAATGACTTGGTCTGCGATGTAGAAGGTTTCTTCCAGATCGTGCGACACCACAATGCTGGTCAGGCCCATGGCATCGTTGAGTTGACGGATCAGGCGGGCGGCGGTACCCAATGAAATCGGGTCCAAACCTGCAAACGGCTCGTCATACATCACCAACTCGGGATCCAAGGCGATGGCGCGTGCCAGCGCGACGCGGCGCGCCATGCCGCCGGACACTTCGGACGGCATCAAGTCCCGGGCGCCCCGCAGGCCCACGGCATTGAGCTTCATCAGCACGATGTCGCGGATCAAGGCCTCGGGCAATTTGGTGTGCTCACGCAGCGGAAAGGCCACGTTGTCAAACACGCTCAGGTCGGTGAACAAGGCACCAAACTGAAACAACATGCCCATGCGCCGACGGGCCGCATACAGCTCCGCAGTGCTCATCCGGGTGATGTCCTGGCTGGCACCCTCGCCCGGGGCGCCATGGAGAAGCACTTGCCCGCCTTGAGCGCGGTATTGCCCGCCGATCAGGCGAAGCACGGTGGTTTTTCCGCCTCCTGAGGCTCCCATCAGCGCAGTGACCTTGCCACGAGGGACGGTCAGGCTGATGCCGTCGAGAATGCGACGCTCCCCGTACCCGAAGGAGACGTTGTTCAATTCAACCAGAGCTGTAGAAGATGTTGGAGCCATAAAGCAAGAAGGCCGGGATGTGCCCGGCCTTGGAATGATAAGGGGGAAAACCCTTATTAGCGTGGCAGGTCGGAAAAGCCCATCAGGAACTCATCCACCGCACGGGCTGCTTGACGGCCTTCACGGATCGCCCAAACCACCAGCGACTGACCGCGACGGATGTCGCCAGCGGCAAACACTTTGGGCACATTGGTCGCGTAGCCACCGGTGAAATCGGTCGTTGCTTTTGCGTTTCCACGTGCGTCCTTGTCGATACCGAAGGACTCCAGCACGGTCGCCACCGGGTTCACAAAGCCCATGGCCAGCAACACGAGGTCGGCCTTGAGTACTTTTTCTGTGCCGGGCACATCGACCAACTTACCGTCTTTGAACTCGACTTGCACGGTCTTGAGACCCGTGACCTTGCCTTTTTCGCCGATGAACTCTTTGGTCGAGATGGAGAACACACGCTCGCAACCTTCTTCGTGGCTGGAGCTGGTGCGCAGCTTCAGCGGCCAGTAAGGCCAGGTCATGGGGCGGTTTTCTTCGGCCGGTGGCTCGGGCATCACCTCAAACTGGGTCACGCTGACCGCGCCATGGCGGTTGGAGGTGCCCACGCAGTCAGAGCCGGTGTCACCACCGCCGATGACGATGACGTGCTTGCCGTCAGCGCGCAGCTGGTTCTTCAGCTTATCGCCGGCATTGACCTTGTTTTGCTGGGGCAGGAATTCCATGGCGAAATGGATACCGTCCAGATCGCGGCCGGGCACAGGCAGATCGCGGGACTGCTCAGAGCCGCCGGTCAGCAGCACCGCGTCGAAATCCTTCTTGAGCTGCTCGGGGGAAATGGTTTCCTTGGCCCAGTTGGTAACTTTGGAGCCTTTGGGCATGTCACCCACGAGCACGCCGGTGCGGATAGTGACGCCTTCAGCGACCAGCTGCTCAGCGCGGCGGTCGATGTGGGTCTTTTCCATCTTGAAGTCAGGAATGCCGTAGCGCAGCAGGCCGCCGATACGGTCGTTCTTTTCGAACAGCGTGACGTCGTGACCCACACGGGCCAGCTGCTGGGCAGCAGCCATGCCAGCGGGGCCGGAGCCGACCACGGCGACTTTTTTGCCGGTCTTGACGGCAGAGGGCTGGGGCTTCACCCAACCTTCATGCCAGGCGCGGTCGATGATGGCGTGCTCGATCGACTTGATGCCCACCGCTTCTTCGTTGACGTTCAAGGTGCAGGCCGCCTCGCAAGGTGCGGGGCAGATGCGACCGGTGAACTCGGGGAAGTTGTTGGTGCTGTGCAGCGTGTCGATGGCGGCCTTCCAGTCCTTGCGGAAGACGAGATCGTTGAAGTCCGGAATGATGTTGTTGACCGGGCAGCCGTTGTTGCAGAACGGCGTACCGCAGTCCATGCAGCGCGCGGCTTGCTTGTTGGCCTGTGCATCGTCCAGACCGATGACGAACTCTTTGTAGTTCTTCAAGCGCTCGGCAACGGGCTTGTAGCCCTCCTCGATGCGCTCAAACTCCATGAAGCCAGTGACTTTTCCCATGATGTATGTCCTTGTACGTTAGATCAGACCGGCCTTACTTGGCTGCGGCTGCTTCTTTTTTTGTAGCAGCGTCCGCAGACTTGGCGGGCGCTGGAGCCGATTTACGTGCATGAATCTCACCCAAAGCACGCTTGTACTCATTGGGGAACACCTTCACGAACTTGGCGCGGGACACGTCCCAGTTGTCCAACAACTCGCGTGCACGCTTGCTACCGGTCCAGCGGTTGTGGTCTTCGAGCAGCTTCTTCAGCTGGGCTTCATCCGACTCACCACGGTGCCAGACCGCTTTGTCGACCGCTGTAGCTTGCTCGGTCGCGGTCAACACCTTCTCGAGGCTGACCATGGCAGTGTTGCAGCGCTTGGCGAACTGGCCGTCTTCGTCATACACGTAGGCGATACCGCCGCTCATGCCGGCTGCAAAATTGCGCCCGGTTTTACCCAACACCGCCACGGTGCCGCCGGTCATGTACTCGCAACCGTGGTCGCCAGTGCCTTCGACCACTGCAGTAGCGCCAGACAAGCGGACCGCAAAGCGCTCACCGGCCACGCCACTCAGGAAGGCTTCGCCGGTAGTCGCGCCGTACATCACCGTGTTACCCACGATGGTGTTACGGATGGCGTCACCGCGGAAGTCGATGCTAGGACGCACCACCACTCGGCCGCCGGAGAGGCCCTTGCCGGTGTAGTCGTTGGCATCGCCAATCAGGTACAAGGTGATGCCCTTGGCCAGGAAGGCGCCGAAGGACTGACCGCCTGTGCCTTCCAGCTGGATGCGGATGGTGTCATCCGGCAAACCTTCTGGGTGCACCTTGGTCACCGCACCGGAGAGCATGGCGCCCACCGAACGGTTCACGTTGCGTGCACGCTCCATAAATTGGACTTTTTCGCCCTTGTCGATGGCAGCGCGGCTCTTGGCGATCAACACGTTGTCCAGTGCCTTCTCCAAGCCGTGGTCTTGCTCCAGCGTCTGGAAGCGTGGGACGTCGGCCGGCACATTGGGCTGGGCAAACAGGCGGCTGAAATCCAGGCCCTGTGCCTTCCAGTGCTCGATGCTCTTGCGGGTGTCGAGCAGGTCGGAGCGGCCGATCATGTCGTCAAACTTGCGGATACCCAGCTGGGCCATGATCTGGCGCACTTCTTCCGCGATGAAGAAGAAGTAGTTCACCACGTGCTCAGGCTTGCCGGAGAACTTGGCGCGCAACACGGGGTCTTGGGTCGCCACGCCCACGGGGCAGGTGTTCAGGTGGCACTTGCGCATCATGATGCAGCCTTCCACCACCAGCGGTGCGGTAGCGAAGCCGAACTCATCGGCACCCAACAAGGCGCCGATAGCAACGTCGCGGCCGGTCTTCATCTGGCCGTCTGCCTGCACGCGGATGCGGCTGCGCAAGCGGTTCAGCACCAAGGTCTGCTGGGTTTCGGCCAAACCGATTTCCCAAGGGCTACCGCAATGCTTGATGGAGGACCATGGCGAAGCGCCGGTACCACCATCGTGGCCTGCGATCACCACGTGGTCGGCCTTGCACTTGGCAACGCCGGCAGCGATCGTGCCCACACCGATTTCAGACACCAGCTTGACGCTGATGCCGGAGTGCGGCGCCACGTTCTTCAGATCGTGGATCAGCTGGGCCAAGTCCTCGATGGAGTAGATGTCGTGGTGTGGAGGGGGCGAAATCAGGCCCACACCGGGCACCGAGTGACGCAGCTTGCCGATGTACTCAGACACCTTGCCACCAGGCAGCTGACCGCCTTCGCCGGGCTTGGCACCTTGAGCCATCTTGATCTGGATCTGGTCTGCGCTGTGCAGGTATTCGGCAGTGACACCAAAGCGGCCCGAAGCCACTTGCTTGATGCGGCTGCGCAGGGAGTCACCGGCCAACAGGGGCAGGTCCACTTCCACGTTCTCGGCACCGATCACGCTCTTGAGGCTGTCGCCCTGCTTGATCGGGATGCCTTTAAGTTCGTTGCGGTAACGTGCAGCGTCCTCACCACCTTCACCTGTGTTGCTCTTGCCGCCGATGCGGTTCATGGCCACCGCCAATGTCGCGTGGGCTTCTGTGGAAATAGAGCCCAAGGACATGGCGCCGGTCGCAAAACGCTTGACGATTTCTTTGGCGGACTCGACTTCTTCCAGCGGAATCGCTTTGGCGGGATCCACCTTGAACTCGAACAGGCCGCGCAGCGTCAGGTGGCGCTTGGACTGGTCGTTGATGATCTGGGCGTACTCTTTATAAGTATTCCAGTTGTTGGCGCGGGTGGAATGCTGCAGTTTGGCAATCGCATCCGGGGTCCACATGTGCTCTTCACCACGGGTGCGCCAGGCGTATTCACCACCGGCATCCAAGGCGTTCGCCAACACCGGGCTGTCACCGAAGGCCAGCTTGTGCATGCGGATGGATTCTTCCGCGATCTCGAACACGCCGATACCTTCCACCTTGCTGGGGGTGCGGGTGAAGTACTTGTCGATGGTTTCA from the Rhodoferax potami genome contains:
- a CDS encoding ABC transporter permease, coding for MNGWQTLLYKETLRFWKVAAQTIAGPVLTAMLYLLIFGHALESHVKVYDQVSYTAFLVPGLAMMSLLQNAFANSSSSLIMSKVMGNLVFLLLTPLSYFNWFVAYVGAAVIRGLVVALGVFVVAAFFTPMSYAAPVWILVFAILGATLMAALGLIAGLWAEKFDQLAAFQNFVVMPMTFLSGVFYSIHSLPAFWQGVSHFNPFFYMIDGFRFGFFGISDVSPWMSLAVVGGATVVVSLIALQLLRSGYKIRS
- a CDS encoding ABC transporter ATP-binding protein, which translates into the protein MPAISFQSISKTFPSPKGPKGSTFKAVDNVSLNIEEGEFFGLLGPNGAGKTTLISMLAGLSRPTSGHVQVLGSDVQTDYADARRKLGVVPQELVFDPFFNVREMLRIQSGYFGLRNNDAWVDDLLEGLGLADKANANMRQLSGGMKRRVLVAQALVHKPPVIVLDEPTAGVDVELRQTLWQFVANLNKQGSTVLLTTHYLEEAEALCGRIAMLKTGRIVALDTTSDLLKAASSNVLRFKTADALPAELAARARITGRIVQLPANNALEIENYLAAVRQAGVAVEDVEIRKADLEDVFLDIMNKQGAHA
- a CDS encoding STAS domain-containing protein; its protein translation is MLKLPATMTHEVAPACLSELRDGLQHEASTVVVDGERLQRFDSSALAVLLELRRECAKAGKMFAVQKLPARLRDLAALYGIDALLKPA
- a CDS encoding MlaC/ttg2D family ABC transporter substrate-binding protein translates to MAALGGLVSSPVHADDEAPDALIKRLSVDVLDTIKADKTLRAGDTSKIVALVDSRIMPNVNFQRMTASAVGPGWRQASPEQQKRLQEEFKTLLVRTYAGALAQVSDQSIAMKPLRAAPEDKEVVVRTEIKGKGDPIQLDYRLEKTPGVGAGWKIYNLNVLGVWLVETYRSQFAQQINAKGVDGLIDALAEQNKANAKKG
- a CDS encoding MlaA family lipoprotein — encoded protein: MMRPSIRWMLGIALVALLQGCATVANPDPRDPLESINRTVFGFNDAVDRAVLKPVATAYVNTVPALGRTGIKNFFANLDDVWSAVNNALQLRGQAFGDSVGRVMVNTTLGLGGLVDVASDLNIEKHPANFNITLGRWGVGAGPYVVLPLLGPYTLREVGALPIDNRGNLVNQLGDEATRTGLTVVDLVDTRAGFLGAEDVVSGAALDRYSFTRDAYLQRQRYQVYDGNPPDEEPSEP
- the mlaD gene encoding outer membrane lipid asymmetry maintenance protein MlaD, encoding MQRSKNDVWVGLFVLLGALALVFLALQSANLLSFSVDKGYPVTAKFDNIGGLKPKAAVKSAGVVVGRVESIGFDDKTFQAKVNLSMDKQFVFPKDSSLKILTSGLLGEQYIGIEAGADSANLAAGDVISTTQSAVVLENLISQFLYSKAADGPSAKEAP
- the mlaE gene encoding lipid asymmetry maintenance ABC transporter permease subunit MlaE, whose product is MKFLQPAELGYAVRSKLADAGAGARLFFRLVASLGAVLRRPALLRDQIHFMGNYSLAIIAVSGVFVGFVMGLQYYYGLQRFGAADSVGMLISLSLVREFGPVLTALLFAGRAGTSLTAEIGLMKAGEQLSAMEMMAVDPVARILAPRFWGAVIAMPILAAIFSAVGVLGGWVVSVPMIGIDSGAFWSQMQSGVDAWVDVGNGVLKSVVFGFAVSFIALLQGFEAQPTPEGVARATTRTVVVASLTVLALDFVLTAMMFSI
- a CDS encoding ABC transporter ATP-binding protein, which codes for MAPTSSTALVELNNVSFGYGERRILDGISLTVPRGKVTALMGASGGGKTTVLRLIGGQYRAQGGQVLLHGAPGEGASQDITRMSTAELYAARRRMGMLFQFGALFTDLSVFDNVAFPLREHTKLPEALIRDIVLMKLNAVGLRGARDLMPSEVSGGMARRVALARAIALDPELVMYDEPFAGLDPISLGTAARLIRQLNDAMGLTSIVVSHDLEETFYIADQVIILANGKIAAQGTPQEVRDSVDPLVHQFVNALPEGPVRFHYPAAPVDADFSVGASS
- a CDS encoding glutamate synthase subunit beta, which produces MGKVTGFMEFERIEEGYKPVAERLKNYKEFVIGLDDAQANKQAARCMDCGTPFCNNGCPVNNIIPDFNDLVFRKDWKAAIDTLHSTNNFPEFTGRICPAPCEAACTLNVNEEAVGIKSIEHAIIDRAWHEGWVKPQPSAVKTGKKVAVVGSGPAGMAAAQQLARVGHDVTLFEKNDRIGGLLRYGIPDFKMEKTHIDRRAEQLVAEGVTIRTGVLVGDMPKGSKVTNWAKETISPEQLKKDFDAVLLTGGSEQSRDLPVPGRDLDGIHFAMEFLPQQNKVNAGDKLKNQLRADGKHVIVIGGGDTGSDCVGTSNRHGAVSVTQFEVMPEPPAEENRPMTWPYWPLKLRTSSSHEEGCERVFSISTKEFIGEKGKVTGLKTVQVEFKDGKLVDVPGTEKVLKADLVLLAMGFVNPVATVLESFGIDKDARGNAKATTDFTGGYATNVPKVFAAGDIRRGQSLVVWAIREGRQAARAVDEFLMGFSDLPR
- a CDS encoding glutamate synthase-related protein, producing the protein MTTAAEIQYLKDHGLYSNANEHDACGVGFVAHIRGEKSHDIVKNALKILENLDHRGAVGADALMGDGAGILIQLPDALYREEMAKQGVTLPPQGEYGVGMIFLPKEHASRLACEQEMERAIKAEGQVLLGWRDVPVNRDMPMSPTVRAKEPILRQVFIGRGNDVIVQDALERKLYVIRKTASANIQALGLTHSKEYYVPSMSSRTVVYKGLLLADQVGVYFKDLEDARCVSALGLVHQRFSTNTFPEWPLAHPYRYVAHNGEINTVKGNYNWMKAREGVMSSPVLAADLQKLYPISFADQSDTATFDNCLELLTMAGYPISQAVMMMIPEPWEQHTTMDERRKAFYEYHAAMMEPWDGPASIVFTDGRQIGATLDRNGLRPSRYCITDDDLVIMGSESGVLPVPENKIVRKWRLQPGKMFLIDLEQGRMIDDEELKASLANSKPYKQWIENLRIKLDNVTFDERRTDSALSAVVAGVEPKRITDQVSLLDRQQAFGFTQEDLKFLIAPMAAAGEEAIGSMGNDSPLAVLSDKNKPLYSYFKQLFAQVTNPPIDPIREAIVMSLVSFIGPKPNLLDINQVNPPMRLEVSQPVLDFADMAKVRNIEHHTQGKFRSYTLDITYPLAWGHEGVEAKLASLCAEAVDAIKSGNNILIISDRSISATQVAIPALLALSSIHQHLVREGLRTTAGLVVETGTAREVHHFAVLAGYGAEAVHPYLAMETLQSIHKELPGDLSAEKAIYNYIKAIGKGLSKIMSKMGVSTYMSYCGAQLFEAIGLNTETIDKYFTRTPSKVEGIGVFEIAEESIRMHKLAFGDSPVLANALDAGGEYAWRTRGEEHMWTPDAIAKLQHSTRANNWNTYKEYAQIINDQSKRHLTLRGLFEFKVDPAKAIPLEEVESAKEIVKRFATGAMSLGSISTEAHATLAVAMNRIGGKSNTGEGGEDAARYRNELKGIPIKQGDSLKSVIGAENVEVDLPLLAGDSLRSRIKQVASGRFGVTAEYLHSADQIQIKMAQGAKPGEGGQLPGGKVSEYIGKLRHSVPGVGLISPPPHHDIYSIEDLAQLIHDLKNVAPHSGISVKLVSEIGVGTIAAGVAKCKADHVVIAGHDGGTGASPWSSIKHCGSPWEIGLAETQQTLVLNRLRSRIRVQADGQMKTGRDVAIGALLGADEFGFATAPLVVEGCIMMRKCHLNTCPVGVATQDPVLRAKFSGKPEHVVNYFFFIAEEVRQIMAQLGIRKFDDMIGRSDLLDTRKSIEHWKAQGLDFSRLFAQPNVPADVPRFQTLEQDHGLEKALDNVLIAKSRAAIDKGEKVQFMERARNVNRSVGAMLSGAVTKVHPEGLPDDTIRIQLEGTGGQSFGAFLAKGITLYLIGDANDYTGKGLSGGRVVVRPSIDFRGDAIRNTIVGNTVMYGATTGEAFLSGVAGERFAVRLSGATAVVEGTGDHGCEYMTGGTVAVLGKTGRNFAAGMSGGIAYVYDEDGQFAKRCNTAMVSLEKVLTATEQATAVDKAVWHRGESDEAQLKKLLEDHNRWTGSKRARELLDNWDVSRAKFVKVFPNEYKRALGEIHARKSAPAPAKSADAATKKEAAAAK